Genomic segment of Apium graveolens cultivar Ventura chromosome 7, ASM990537v1, whole genome shotgun sequence:
aaatattatttttagagTTTAACTTTTATATTTTCCAGAGCAAAGCAAGACTGAAATGACAAAACTACCCCTCCCGCATTCACAATAAAAGCTCTCAAAAATATGAATATAAGGACAATTTAATATTTTTAGACATTTTTGCTCTGAAAAAAAAAGAGCTCTGgaaataatataattatatttaaaacaCAACCCGAACTCGgtttatattttaataatcaaGTCTAATTATAAAACATGTGTTGACTTCAAGATTAACTACCTTGGTTACTACCACCTTGATTCCTTTAGATGATTGACATATAATTGAAGTTGTTCTGACACTTGCTAGATTCCTCGGTTTAAAAATGTTAAGGTTGTGTTTAAAAATATGAAAAGACAAACTTAACTCAGCCTAATCTTTGGTCTATTGTCTCCTTTAAGACATAGGATttctatatataaatatattttatgtCAGGTGATTTAATAAAATTTTGATCACCACTATACCTTTTTATGTTTTGTTAAAAGTGTTTTAAACTTTAAATCAAACCTCACCATTAGTTCAGTTGATGAACAACATGTAAAAAAGAAAGAAACCGACGTAAAAGGTACATTTCACATAGGTTTCGAACAGATGTGAAAAAACACACATTTCTCTATATCCACGAAAATATCTGTTTCTGATAAAATAGATATCAGTCCAGAATCGATATCTAAGCCCTTTTTCTAGTAATGAGACTTCAAATTAGTTCCAAAAATTAAACAAGATTCCCACCTAAGTCTTGTAATATAATACATGGTGAATCCGAGTACTTTACAACAGTTAAATCTTTTTAAAGTAATAAGATTGAaatcaagaaaaaaatattattttagcgagtttattattttatcgcGAGTAAAAATACACTGTGTCTATTATATTGGGACcggaaaaaattattttaacgagattattattattacttaatcgaggttcaattaatcaaattctgatatataataagtttatctaaaataataaaaaaaattaattttccAATTTCCATAAAGTGGTGTAATTTCCACTCAATATATAAGAAAAGCTTACAATTGATAATAGTAATTATTATTGTCTTGTATTTTGTCGTTGTAATAGTAAATAGATTACTTTTGCTAAGTGGGCACTCTCACAAAATTAAAGAAATAAGTAGGAGCAGTGAGCCCAGAGCCAGAATAATTTAAGTAATGTACTTACAACctagatacattttatatatatataaaaaggAAACAAATAGAGAAGTGAGAAAAGTGGGTGCATGCAACTTTAGCTAATTTGTCATTATCACTAAGTTAAACAAAGTTAAAGCATCCTATAAACAAAGTTAGCTAATTTGGACATTATGTTCTCTACTATATGCTTTGAATTTTGAATATAGCCTACATGCACATGAAAGTTGCATCACAAAGATTCATTCTTTTTTACCAACTTTAAAACTCTTCTTTGTTATCAGGAAAACGAATTATCAATATCGCACACAGAACCTAGAACGACTGAAACGAATTACCAATATCGCACAGAACCTAGAACGATTGAGAAAATCTATTTATACTTTTTACTAACTTTAAAACTCTTTTCTGCTCGTACGAAAATGAATAACCGAATCTCGATAACCAAAAGTCTTCTTTGCTCGCAGGAAAATGAATAACTGAATCTCGACAACAAAACCTAGAACGACGGAGAAAACCTATATTATACCACCATACTATCCCATCAAGCCCTCTCTAGACTATTTCATTGCTCAATAATCATGACATTATagtaacaaaaatatttaaacaGAATTGTGGGGTTTATTAGGGCCTGAGAAGATGACTGTTGGGCTGTCATACTCATATCACAAGATAATAATAATGACAACAAATTATGCCCCCAGTTTTAGAGGCAAATGGGTCAAGTCATCTTATACAAAAGCAATTTCTCTTTGCATCTAATATTATATGATACATATAACTTACAACTAGTAAACAAAATAGCTGCAGTTTAATACTTCTGTAGCTTATCATTGAATTCATGTAACCATTCATTTGAATCTACTCTTCTGCATTCATGCATCTCTTTGCTATAGTTTCTACACTCTACAGTTAACTATTTAATACAGATACAAAAAAAAATTGAGTTGTTTAAGAATGCATCATACTGCAAGTGTTAGTTAACAATCCCCTCTGCAACAAAGTTGCGAAAGCTTGTAAGAAATCAGAGGTATGAAATATCAACAAGAGCAATAAATTGTTCATTGCAGGCTCGAGCTTACGGATGAGTAATTTGTGTAGGGACCTTACCGAGTTCCTATGGTTGCTTAGTGTTCTCATAATTATTTTTAGCTAAATATATTCTCACAATGATATGGGAGCACTACTAGAAttatgtcaatagacatcggtctTGATGGCATTCTCTCTGTATACATTATCAACCATCTATGTTCAAATGAAAAAGTGATACTATCATTTTATGCAAAAGCATTCAATCTAAACAGCACTATGACTTACTGGAATTAAGCAGTTAAGTGCTTCCCAACCAAATGACAATAACTTTCGACAAGTAACATGACAGCAAAAATCCATAGCTCACTGCTCGGTGTCATCCACTTAAAACATTTGCCCGAAAATATGCAAGAAATGGGAGATACAGACTTACTGTCAATGGAACAAGTGGTTTGGTTGAGACAGTCAGTACAACCATGTAAGTTATCGTTTATACCAACCTTTTGCACTTTCAGTTCCATTCAAACATGTTAATCAACTATTTAGATATATCAGCAGATTGACAGAAAGAGAATGCGATATTAAAGAAGATAATTGACAGAATGGTCACAGAAAAACTGGAATTAATAGATTAAGCCTGACAAATTAATTGACTATAGCAGAGTTTTTGTTAAACATACAGCAAATCATTAACTTGAGAAAGGTACACCTGAAATATGTACCTGTTGCCAGGCGTACTAAAAACCAAAATTTTTGAAACGGATAAGAAAAAACGTTTCTTCGTAACTGTGACTCAACAGAGAGTTTAAAGGAAGGATCTCATGCAAACCATGACGAAGTAGAGTACAAAATCTTCTGGTAGCTTGAATTCCTGCAGTGCAATTTTTAGAGAATAAATGTAGTTAAGTAGTAATTAGAAAGTAAATCTTTGGTGTTAGATTACGCAGACATGTATTcaaacaaccacttcacataaATAAGACACTTACAGAAGAACATGGATTTAAAAAGGGAAATTTACTTATAGGAAGTTAGAATTTTTACATTGTAGTAACATCTATCCACCAACCTATGTCCTACGGCTCACTACATTTCTGAAGTATTCACGTCTCATATTCAAATAACGGTTATGGACACTCCATCCAAACGGATGCAACTTAACAACCAACTCGAGGGCCATTACGAGAAATTAACTTTAGATTGGACACTCCATCCAAGCGGATGCAACTTAACCACCAACCTGAGGGCCGGTACAAGAAACTAACTTTAGTAACTTTGGATCAATATACTTAATCATGGGAGACACGTCAAAGTACTTGTAAACTCTTTGAACTTGTCTGCTTCTGAGTGCTTCATTTCTTATACACATCCTTAGTGACAAAACTattatttcttcatttctttgaAAATGCCATGCTAGCGTTTGTAGTCCAACGGTTAGGATAATTGCCTTCCAAGCAATAGACCCGGGTTCGACTCCCGGCAAACGCATGATAAtcatatataattattttttctttttttgttttttaacTGTCTCCTGGAATTCAACTGTCATTCTGTAATAAGATGCTTCTCTCCCCTACTGAATTTTAGCTCACCTATCTTTTTACAAACactatgttactcggactcggCCAGAAGTGTCCGACATGGACACGTGTCCAGGTATCGGACTCGGCAACATTTTAAAAAATACACATGTTTTTGGCTTAAATATAAAACTACTTGTGGCTGCTAAAGTGCCCCTGTCATTCTGTTGATCACAAGTTGTACTTGCTCATTGTGCATCCTAAAGGCATATTATGGGGGAAAATCACTTCCAACAACTACTAGGTCCTCCTTTGCTAGATAAATATTACATTACAATATGATTACTGTGACAATAACGACTACCTTGAAGAATTAATCTGCTCACATTTTATCTCTTTTTCTGCTTCTTTAGTTCCGCGGCATTATGGTCTGTAACATCTGTACAGTTGCTTATCCTCTGGCAAGAAAGTAGTTTATGATGTTGTGAATTTGACCTTGGACCCATATTAGGACATTTTTGATTAGGCAATAGAGGGTTATCAGtttgtttaaaaaaattaattatccTGCACTCTTATAACTAAGGACGGAAAAGAAAGATAAAACGCTAAAAACAGATTTTCACTAAACATCATGTAGGAGTTGCTGAAATGTGCAATGCATATGAAGGGGCATACCTTTATGACCATAGCCCCTTCCCGTTTCCCAGTTCCATCTGTTAACTAATGCTTCGGGCAACAGACAGGTGCCATACTCTGCTCATAGCTCTATTAGAGTAGCTCCTGCATTTACAAATTCATATCATAAACTGATTTTCTATATTTTTAGCTTCAAAGATTGCTGATGCTGCTAAAAAGTGGTTGACCCCATCATGTATTTTATTAAGCAAACATATTTTATCCAGATTTATGATCCTTTGTCAGTCTTTACGAATCCCTTATTTGTATGTTCCGTTGATTAAAAAAAGTAATTCTGTTATCTGCAAGATATTTGAGGTAAGCAGTGCACCCAAAAAGTGGTCTTACAATCAAACGTTGCCCAGCGGGTAGGAGTTACAACAGCACTATCATGTTCTGAGACATAGATCAAACTGAAGAGATCTGTACCAGCATCAATCTTCTTTGCGGATGTGTCATTTTCAGTGACACTTAGAGCAACTGGAGGTGCAAAGAAATTCTCTTTCTGGTCAATTGCAAATGAAGCCTGTTTATAGTAAATAAATAGAACTCTGAATAAGTGATACACATCCTCTGATATGTAGTGTAGATGAACTTGAAACAAAAAGAACAGAAGTTTGATAAGACAAATACAGCCAAAACACTAGAGTTTGTAAGCTAAAGCTCGTTGTAAACGGATGACAAGCAAAATCACGAAAAGATCCCTTGTGCCTAGACAAGCATGTGACTGCTAACTACATGATGCAACTAGCTGCATTCTATGCCAATATCTATTACCATGCATTAATCAGTTAACACATAACATTAAGAACCAACATACCCCATGTTGCCATGTAGGTGCAGATTGTGACATGTGCTGAACCATAGTATCTTCCTCCATAgaattttttctttctttccttgGAATTGGAATCTTGAATGGACCTTGAGGTAAATTATGATGATTATTGCTACTTCGAAAATCTGAAGGATTTGGTTGTTTTGCAGTTTTAGAAGCCCACTTTCCGCTCTCATACCTGAAAACTCCCAATCACGTTATTAGATAAGAACGCGACAAGTGCACTTATGAATCATTATTCTAAATGTGAACACACAGTAAACATTTGCTGAGAGATTTTACTTGGCGCGTATGAAATTTTCAATATTACGCCTGTCATCGTCTTGTGGCAATTCAGCTTCCCAGTAATTGTTTGCCTTCTCATTGCCCATAGCTGCACCACAAGAGAAAAAGAAAGGATTGTTATTTAGGTGGTAACCTGAGATTTAAGAGATTTTTCCCTTATATAGAGAGATGCAGCCTTTATTGTAGCTTAAACTAACTCTCTATTTGAAAATGCGTGACATCTGATATAGCCAAAAAAAATTTGTGACTTTTGGCTAGAATTTTATCAAAGCATCGTATAAGCTTTTCCCAGGAAACACTAATCTGTTCCACAAAATAAAACTGGGACCAAAATACTTTTCCTAGTGAGACTAATGCATAGTTTAAAAACCTTGCTAATGTGACGGAAACCTCATATTGTGGTCTCAGGCGCTCAACGTGATGACACTTGTTTAAGTGTTTCGGTGTGTACATGTGAGAGAGAGGATGAGAACGGATTTACCTTGCATGAAGGAAACCTGATCCGGTAGCCAAGTATCGAGCGCTGTAGATCTTACCTATTTTATGAAAGTGAAGAATTTCATGAATGATAAAATAACTGCTTTGAGAATTCTAAtctgaaaaaaagaaaaaagaacaGAGAGTGTGAAATGGGACCTTTGATATGTGCACTCCAAGACTTCGATGTATTCCTGAACACTGAAGGCATATAAATATTCCGAGGTTTATACTTGCCCATCTTGGAGCCCTGAATAAGAAGTACATTGCAGATACAAGTTATTATACTGAGGTTAAAAATGATGTCAAATGATCTCACTGTAATGCCTAATCACGAATCAACGATTACATGAATCACAAAATGAGACTGGAATTATTTGGATTTGTAAAATTTGGTAGGCAAAGATAGCACCAACTCTTTAACCTTAAATGTTTTCTTGCAAGAAATTGGAGATTATACGCCTGCTGAACATGGTTCCTAATACAGCTCCAAAGAGTTTTCATGCTTACCACAAATACTAATTCAAACATTCTGTAATGCTTAATTCATTCTTAAGAGAATAACTATAACATTATTCACCATTTTCTCATTACTCAGGTAATATATTGGTATACATTCTACGCAAATGAGTTTATAAGTACAGAATATCATACTTGCTGTGACAATCTGCACACCCCCTATTTTCTGGCAGCTTGAGAAGACCCTCCAATATCTACAAAATAAAAAGAATTTTGCAGAACTGTAAGAAAGGTACAGTTTACACTTTACAATGATATTTTCACCAGCAAATCGATAAATGTAAAGACCATTTCACTGCCAATTTCATCTTCAATAGCATAGAAACTAGATAACCAAGCTATTGATGTCCTACCACTATCTCCACATTATTTTCAGTTGCAGGTATTAATATCGCGATTTCTTGACATCCAAAGCTTTCATCTAATCATTTAAGTTCAGGTTTTCGATCAAAATTGAAAGATGGACCTAGTACCGAATACTGGCTTTTCGTGGGACTGCAGGGAATTCATATCAAAACACAATCTGTGGACTAAGAATCTATAATTTCACCAAAATGTCCAACATCTTATACAATTGCAGTCGGGGGTGGCAGAGGAGGGATCGAACCTCCTCAGCCAgcataagctctgataccatgttaagaaATCAGTTATTCAAAACCTCAATGTGTTAAACAATGACCAtttccaggatcttatattattctaacataAACATCAGCATTACCACACAAAGAGTAATTTTAAAATACATAAATTAGCAAAGTGTGATCACATATTCATGCTACCTACAGATTATCAAATGATTAGGAAACCATAAATTTAAATTTGAGCTAAGTTCAAGAAAATGTAGAATTTTGCATGATCATTAGAAAATAACATCAAAGAAgataattaaaaattttaaaatatataaatatcaaaAAGAAAATTGTACCTTGGTGTGTTTATTATGAAGTTCCTTAGAGACTGAAGCCTTATCATTCATCTTTgcaaaatttaataattatttgcTTCAAGAAAAAAACACTAAAAAGCAAAGAAACAGAAAGGGAAGGAGATGGGGAGGGTTTTCAAATTTATCCTTAATTCCCAAGCTCTTTCACCTCTCCATTTTCCTTGTTTTTTTGTAAGTTTGAGTAATATTTTTCAAATCTTATTCAAGAATGGCAGATTGAGGTTGAAGAAGGAAGGTTAAAAATTGATGTTGATGATCACAACAATCTAAAAATTTAGTGGTGCATAGCATGCAAATAATATACATGactaaataaaaatatttgaaagcTTTCCTTGTTACCCGGTACAAAAAATTCTGTTTACTAAGTTCTGAATAAAATTTGTCCAAAATATTACACTTCAACATGCATTTCCGTATAGGCGGAATCAGTATTTTAAAACAGCCCGAACTAAAATAAAATATCTATCTATATTTTAGTGTTAACATGGAAttcatgaaacaatttcactaaaTTAAACTCTCGTTCATTTTAATACAATTTTGTTTTTACGTCTGCTCAATTGTATACATTCCAAAAATAATACTCCCTCTATTTTTTATTATATGACATTTGACTTTTTAGCACACAATTCTAAGTGTTTTGACCGCATAGttagaataataatttttaattttttctttttatgaataaaaatatataactaaaactttaatttacaaaaagaaaattttaaaaactattattttatttatgcGTTCAAAGGACTTAGAATTGTGTACAAAAAAGTCaaagacatataaaaattaattacaaTTATTTTCATCCACTACTTTATAAAAAATGAAGGGAGTAaagttttataatataaaaaataattacaatTATTTTCATCCACTACTTTCTTCCGCTTCCGCTGCATTCACTTTATATATTAAATTGATCCCACAACTACAACCATTTTTCTTACTTTTTCCCATTAAATTAGATTTTCTCTTAACCTACCAAACCCCCGATATATACAGGACGGAGGGAATACTAAACATCATgaattgataaaaaaaaatcTATACGAAATATATTCAACTCAACCCGGCTTATAAGTTCCTCCTGTTACTTGTTTATACGGTTTTATAATCTAAAAATAATTCGAATATGTTCACGAGATTATTTAATTATCTAGTATATTTATCTGAGAAGGTAATCATTTATATAAAACAGAACAACAGATGTGCTATGAAGCTGAAATTTGGTGCAGAGATCTTACTCTAAGCTAAAACCATGCTTTATCAAATGGAGAATAATATTCGAATAAATTTGACAACTAGCTAGGACTCGATCTGGGTTTCGACAGTTAATGATCCAAAATAAAAATAACATGAAATTGTATGTAACTCTAAAGAGAACATCTCATTATCTAGTTTCAAGTAAATTATACATTCACCTACAGCTTATATTTATAGCTGAGCAACCTGTGTCAATTATTAAACTTCGCCTACCGGTAGCTTTCGCTTCAACTTCGAAGTTATAAGTTGACAACCAGGATGACGAGAAAGCAAACTCTTCTAAAAACCATAACTTTAAGAGCAGTCAAGTGGTAATTCTCATCTATAGACCCAAAATAGACATACCATAATTCCCGACATCTACTAAGACCAAACAATTGATAATTAATCCAAACTCCGAACTTCCATCTCCGTCACCGTATGTCATATACAGGCTCTCATGTTTCTGATTGTACAAGGGAAGTGAATAGTTACTATGAAATCAGCAAGTTCATTAATCAGCTTCAAGTTCAGCTCCAAACTCCTCCAATCTTTTGGCATCGTATTCCAGATCCCTTATAGCAGCATGGTTGACTGATCCATCATCTTCACTAGCCTGTATTTGCCTACCACCAAACCTAGAATCGCAAAGACAAATATTAGGGCATTATTTACAATTAATTTAAGCGAAGGATGACGATATCAAGTATTCAAGTCGGTGAAGGCTACAATCAGCGGATAGTCAAAGAGCACAAAGTAACACGAATGATAGCTTAATACTGATTAACCATTTGCATAACTGATAAATGGTAATGTATGTGAAATCAGTAAAAAGTTAATGGCAAAACCTAAACATAAGTATGCTGACAGAAAGTCCATAAATTTGAGATGAAATGAAGCCCTTGCTAATTATGTAGAACATCACACTGTTCTCTCCAGAgaacaaaaataataaaatggaAAGTGTAATAGAGGTATAAGTTACCATCTTCCATTCATCACTTCTATGCATTTTCGGGCATCTTTCCTATCCTTGAATCTCACCAGCACAACGCCCTGTGGATGATTCTCACAGACCTGCAAACATGACAAACAGCCACTTAACATGTATGCCCATTGACCAGGGTAAGAGAACAGCTTCACCATTAATGTCTGATACAATATCACAACCATTTGACCAGGTTTTTGCGATAAAAAGTAAAAACTCaaatgatataaaattttaatttcaaaagttGTAATTGTAGATATATACGTTGGCATCGAGATACCACCAGCATCCAAGTATTATATTGCAGACTATACATCTGTGGTAATGGTGATGGTCAAGAAAACAAATTAATTGGTGTGCACTAAGCAGAAAAGGTAATCACGATGTCAGTGTACCAAGATGCACAACTGACGATTGTGACAGCCAAACTGACTCACAGATTAGTTATAATACCTTCACTGATTCCACAGGACCTTGCTTTGCACACTCATCTTCAACATCTGCCGCTAACTCGGAACGAAGATCCTCATCCGCCTTAGAGCATAACAATTTTGTCAGAATCTTAATTTTAACGATACATATAAGTATATAGAGAGAGTCCCACTCCAATGAGAATCACTAAAAATGAAAACTGATGATTTATATAGCTGAACTGGTGATTTGGATGCAAATCATTACCGATTCGGATCCAAAATTAATAGTTATCAAGCTATATAAATCAACAGTTCTCATATTTCTGATTGGAGCACAAGTCTATACATATAAGAATATCTTCAATGTAGTATGGCCCAGTAGGTACTTCTAAaagttttaaaaatttaatatcTTGAACAGTTGCAGGGAGCATTCAAATTGTGATCGTAATAGCACTACTACAATGCTAAATGTCCAAGTTAACAATGTCAGGCTTGCCATGAtatacaaaattttcaaattttctgTCATCCAGGT
This window contains:
- the LOC141672695 gene encoding putative ADP-ribosylation factor GTPase-activating protein AGD15 codes for the protein MNDKASVSKELHNKHTKILEGLLKLPENRGCADCHSKAPRWASINLGIFICLQCSGIHRSLGVHISKVRSTALDTWLPDQVSFMQAMGNEKANNYWEAELPQDDDRRNIENFIRAKYESGKWASKTAKQPNPSDFRSSNNHHNLPQGPFKIPIPRKERKNSMEEDTMVQHMSQSAPTWQHGASFAIDQKENFFAPPVALSVTENDTSAKKIDAGTDLFSLIYVSEHDSAVVTPTRWATFD